A part of Lacibacter sp. H407 genomic DNA contains:
- the ribD gene encoding bifunctional diaminohydroxyphosphoribosylaminopyrimidine deaminase/5-amino-6-(5-phosphoribosylamino)uracil reductase RibD: MTTDEQYMQRCIELARKGAGSVAPNPMVGAVLVCNDEIIGEGWHQQYGQAHAEVNCVAAVIPTKEGSADQRIQHSTLYVSLEPCAHFGKTPPCSDLIIKHKIPKVVIGCRDPFKEVDGKGIEKLKAAGVEVIVDVLKDECIDLNKRFFTFHQQQRPYIILKWAQTKNGIMASKSSERLLISNEMTNRLVHQWRSEEASILVGTNTALLDDPQLTSRYWPGKQPVRLVLDKHLRLPNTLKLFNDEARTIIFNSIKDGEEGNVRYYQLPTDAETVPALLNALYQLNINSVLVEGGAQLLKSFIAAGLWDEARIITNEQLTVVDGLAAPQLTNAVQTGEQLIGIDRIVYSRNSSFITHHSL; the protein is encoded by the coding sequence ATGACCACCGACGAACAATATATGCAGCGCTGCATCGAACTTGCCCGTAAAGGCGCAGGTTCGGTTGCACCCAATCCCATGGTGGGGGCGGTATTGGTATGCAACGATGAGATCATCGGAGAAGGATGGCATCAACAGTACGGCCAGGCACATGCTGAGGTGAATTGCGTTGCTGCTGTCATCCCGACGAAGGAGGGATCTGCTGATCAAAGAATTCAACACTCCACTTTATATGTTTCCCTTGAACCCTGTGCCCATTTTGGCAAAACACCGCCTTGCAGCGATCTCATCATCAAACACAAGATCCCGAAAGTGGTGATCGGTTGTCGTGATCCTTTTAAAGAAGTAGATGGCAAGGGTATTGAAAAACTGAAAGCAGCAGGAGTGGAAGTGATCGTTGACGTTTTGAAAGATGAATGTATTGATCTCAACAAACGTTTCTTTACGTTTCACCAGCAGCAACGTCCTTATATCATTCTCAAGTGGGCGCAAACAAAGAATGGAATCATGGCTTCCAAATCATCAGAACGGTTATTGATCAGTAATGAAATGACCAACCGTTTAGTACATCAATGGCGCAGTGAAGAAGCTTCTATTCTGGTTGGAACGAATACCGCCTTGCTTGATGATCCGCAACTCACAAGCCGTTACTGGCCCGGTAAACAACCTGTTCGCTTGGTTTTGGATAAACATTTGCGTTTGCCCAACACGTTAAAGCTTTTTAATGATGAGGCAAGAACTATCATTTTTAATTCGATAAAAGATGGTGAAGAAGGCAATGTTCGGTACTATCAATTGCCGACGGATGCTGAAACTGTTCCTGCCTTATTAAATGCATTGTATCAACTCAACATTAATAGTGTACTTGTGGAAGGTGGTGCACAACTGCTAAAAAGTTTTATTGCAGCCGGTTTGTGGGATGAAGCAAGAATCATTACCAACGAACAACTAACTGTTGTTGATGGATTAGCTGCACCACAATTGACCAACGCTGTACAAACCGGTGAACAACTCATCGGAATAGATCGAATTGTGTACTCCAGAAACTCATCATTCATTACTCATCACTCATTGTAA
- a CDS encoding IMPACT family protein: MNEEFYYTIAQPVVAEFKDRGSRFLAYAYPLISVDDFKTKMKLLKEEHPKAVHHCFAYRLGVDGNTFRVSDDGEPSGSAGRPILGQIDSKQLCNVLVVVVRYFGGTLLGVPGLINAYKTVTSLALQTTPIIQKQIEVNYQLHFDYTRMNDVMMIVKQYNCTVVKQETNLFCDVEISIPKNRLEEVLFKLGEMHTVEVRKL, translated from the coding sequence ATGAACGAAGAATTTTATTATACCATTGCCCAACCTGTTGTAGCTGAGTTTAAAGACCGGGGTAGTCGTTTTCTGGCCTATGCTTACCCGTTAATTTCTGTTGATGATTTTAAAACAAAGATGAAATTATTGAAAGAAGAACATCCAAAAGCAGTGCATCATTGTTTTGCTTATCGTTTGGGTGTTGACGGAAATACATTTCGTGTGAGTGATGATGGTGAACCATCGGGAAGTGCAGGTAGACCTATTCTTGGACAGATCGATAGCAAGCAACTTTGCAATGTACTGGTAGTAGTGGTGCGATACTTTGGTGGCACATTATTAGGCGTGCCAGGTTTGATCAATGCGTACAAAACTGTTACATCACTCGCTCTGCAAACAACGCCCATCATTCAAAAACAAATCGAAGTGAATTATCAATTACATTTTGATTATACACGTATGAATGATGTGATGATGATCGTAAAACAATACAACTGTACTGTGGTAAAACAAGAAACGAATTTGTTTTGTGATGTTGAGATCAGTATTCCCAAGAACAGGTTAGAAGAAGTGTTGTTTAAGTTAGGGGAGATGCATACGGTTGAAGTAAGAAAGTTGTAA
- a CDS encoding YdcF family protein — translation MFFLLSKLLSFLLSPFNWLLIFALISFFTKDQQRKRRRVIFCISWFLLFSNPYIIHKLSLNWQAKQKVMTSGEQYQAGILLAGFVSFEFKSKQGFYGSASDRYIQAIRLYKLGHIKKILISGGSGSVLRQQYKEADFVKDELLKMGVAKDDILSENQSRNTYENALYSKKLLDSLQLKGPYLLITSAMHMKRSQQVFTKVGLNTVAYPCNFTSINNPQLFWESVTPSHHAFQGWDNYLKEVVGLLVYKMTGKA, via the coding sequence ATGTTTTTTCTGTTATCGAAGCTCCTCTCTTTTTTACTGTCGCCCTTTAACTGGCTGCTTATTTTTGCACTGATCAGTTTTTTTACGAAAGATCAGCAGCGGAAACGCCGCCGGGTCATTTTTTGTATCAGTTGGTTTCTGTTATTTTCAAATCCATACATTATTCACAAGCTTTCGTTGAACTGGCAGGCAAAACAAAAAGTAATGACCAGCGGAGAACAATACCAGGCAGGAATTTTGCTGGCAGGTTTTGTTTCGTTTGAATTTAAAAGCAAGCAGGGTTTTTATGGCAGTGCAAGCGACAGGTATATACAGGCCATTCGTTTATACAAACTAGGCCACATCAAAAAAATACTTATCAGCGGCGGCAGTGGTAGTGTATTACGCCAGCAATACAAAGAGGCCGACTTTGTAAAAGATGAATTACTGAAAATGGGTGTTGCCAAAGATGATATCCTTAGTGAGAACCAAAGCCGTAATACTTATGAGAATGCATTGTATTCAAAAAAACTGCTTGATTCATTACAACTGAAAGGACCTTACCTGCTTATTACATCAGCCATGCATATGAAACGTTCACAACAGGTGTTTACTAAAGTCGGGTTGAATACGGTTGCTTATCCATGCAACTTTACATCGATCAATAATCCACAGTTATTCTGGGAATCTGTTACACCATCGCATCATGCATTCCAGGGATGGGATAATTATTTGAAAGAAGTGGTGGGGTTGCTGGTGTATAAGATGACGGGGAAAGCTTGA
- a CDS encoding L,D-transpeptidase family protein, with protein MKYVSTAQIVLCLFVVSCSTNVTPGSADNTAANKTVTKKTSTNSTTVRTTGIRTMQKYFRPAGAVSGTVRIVIDKSDFQLRVYDSKGLLATYPVVFGLKPLEDKFMQGDRRTPEGTFKIVYNNQHRLWRKMLMLDYPTNESAMKFKARKSNGLVPASASIGNGIGIHGVEPGNDYFIDRFYNWTNGCISLKNTHIDDLARYAKAGTPVMIQK; from the coding sequence ATGAAGTATGTTTCAACAGCACAGATCGTATTGTGCTTATTTGTTGTATCCTGTTCAACCAATGTTACGCCCGGCTCTGCAGACAATACTGCGGCCAATAAAACCGTGACAAAAAAAACAAGTACCAATTCAACAACAGTTCGTACAACAGGCATCCGTACCATGCAGAAATATTTCAGGCCCGCAGGCGCTGTGTCGGGTACTGTACGAATCGTGATCGACAAATCTGATTTCCAGTTACGGGTTTACGACAGTAAAGGATTGCTTGCAACTTATCCGGTTGTATTTGGATTAAAACCGTTGGAAGATAAATTTATGCAGGGCGACCGGCGTACGCCGGAAGGCACATTTAAAATTGTTTACAACAATCAACATAGGTTATGGCGCAAGATGCTGATGCTCGATTATCCTACCAATGAAAGTGCAATGAAATTCAAAGCAAGAAAAAGTAATGGGTTGGTTCCCGCCTCTGCAAGTATTGGCAATGGCATCGGCATACATGGCGTGGAGCCGGGGAACGATTATTTTATTGATCGTTTTTACAACTGGACCAACGGTTGTATTTCATTGAAGAATACACATATTGATGATCTGGCACGGTATGCAAAAGCGGGAACGCCGGTGATGATACAGAAATAA
- a CDS encoding bestrophin family protein: MHAGRQYSLREFLNWTRSEIYKLFLIAAIPTALYQFLDWHWLAIPWVPIAMIGTAAAFIAGFRNTQTYSRVWEARQIYGSIVNQSRAWGMMVKDLVTDETAHRSLIYRHIAWLTALRFQLRETRIWENTQKRYNIEYKRFYVVPEWQSKLEDELKPYVTEKEADYILQKKNRATHLIKLQSTHLKTLHANGQLDTLYHIEMENMLVNLYEQQGKCERIKNFPYPRQFSSINLFFIRLFTFVVPFGLLNEFQKLGDVYVWLNIPFSLIVTWVFMSLERVGEATENPFEGSANDVPITALSRTIEIDLREMLDETELPAPVTPVNNILM; the protein is encoded by the coding sequence ATGCATGCAGGACGTCAGTATTCGCTGAGAGAATTTTTGAATTGGACACGCAGCGAAATTTACAAACTCTTTTTGATTGCCGCTATACCTACTGCTCTCTATCAATTTCTCGATTGGCATTGGCTTGCCATACCATGGGTGCCTATTGCCATGATCGGTACAGCGGCTGCTTTTATTGCCGGTTTCCGCAATACACAAACCTACAGCCGTGTGTGGGAAGCACGACAGATCTACGGTTCCATTGTAAACCAAAGCCGTGCATGGGGTATGATGGTGAAAGATCTTGTAACCGATGAAACGGCACATCGATCACTTATTTATCGCCACATTGCATGGCTTACTGCCTTGCGTTTTCAATTGCGTGAAACAAGAATTTGGGAAAACACACAAAAACGATACAACATTGAATACAAACGTTTTTATGTGGTACCCGAATGGCAAAGCAAACTGGAAGATGAATTGAAACCTTATGTAACGGAAAAGGAAGCCGATTACATTCTGCAGAAAAAAAACCGTGCAACACATCTCATCAAATTACAATCAACTCATTTAAAAACATTACACGCAAACGGACAGCTTGATACACTCTACCATATTGAAATGGAAAACATGCTGGTGAATTTGTATGAGCAACAGGGAAAGTGTGAGCGTATCAAAAACTTTCCTTATCCACGGCAGTTCTCTTCCATCAATTTATTTTTTATCCGTCTGTTCACATTTGTTGTGCCGTTTGGTTTATTGAATGAATTTCAGAAGCTGGGCGATGTATATGTTTGGTTGAATATTCCCTTCAGTCTCATTGTTACCTGGGTATTCATGAGCCTGGAGCGTGTGGGCGAAGCCACCGAAAATCCGTTTGAAGGAAGTGCCAACGATGTACCCATTACAGCGCTGAGCCGCACCATTGAAATTGATCTGCGGGAAATGCTGGATGAGACAGAACTCCCCGCTCCTGTTACACCGGTAAATAACATTTTGATGTAA
- a CDS encoding GNAT family N-acetyltransferase — protein sequence MTALTKHNKPVTLRQLNSNDLEQLLLYLQQLSPATVRRFQPHPYNTEEVTSFHHHHEHEAWVAVDPSSETIVAYTVLKKGYLHHDYPRLQQYGVDILYDDCYTIAPSVTDEWQSAGVGQLLFNYVVDEMKNRQVKQLILWGGVQTDNTKAVRFYHKNGFRSLGHFQYNGLNEDMILPL from the coding sequence ATGACAGCTTTAACCAAACACAACAAACCCGTTACACTACGGCAACTCAACAGCAATGATCTTGAACAGTTGCTGCTGTATCTTCAACAATTAAGCCCGGCAACAGTCAGGCGCTTTCAGCCACATCCTTATAATACAGAAGAAGTAACGAGCTTTCACCATCATCACGAACATGAAGCATGGGTTGCCGTTGACCCTTCCTCTGAAACAATTGTTGCTTATACGGTGTTGAAAAAAGGTTACCTCCATCATGATTATCCACGTTTGCAACAATACGGAGTAGACATTTTGTATGATGATTGTTATACCATCGCACCTTCTGTTACCGACGAATGGCAGAGTGCAGGTGTTGGTCAACTCTTGTTCAATTATGTAGTGGATGAAATGAAAAACAGGCAAGTAAAACAACTCATTCTTTGGGGCGGTGTGCAAACCGACAACACCAAAGCTGTTCGCTTTTACCATAAGAACGGCTTTCGCTCACTCGGGCATTTTCAATACAATGGGTTGAACGAAGACATGATACTGCCGCTGTGA
- a CDS encoding sugar porter family MFS transporter, which translates to MQTNKLLLWSLTVALSGFLFGLDVAVISGAEQKIQQLWQLSDAMHGLAIATALYGTVIGALFGGMIADKFGRKRSLFWIGLLFLVSSLGSAMAQDVYVFMLFRVLGGFSIGASSVVSPLYISEIAPPKKRGFLVALFQFNIVFGILIAYVSNYLLGATGEDDWRWMLGIVAIPSLIFTILTLLISESPRWLVLHKGDHTKAKDVLDLIDPSTAEQTLQAIIESKHSERKTKTNFFSKQFRWPILLAFLLAFFNQASGINAIIYYAPRVFEMTGLGTSSALLSSTGIGLVNLIFTMIGLSLIDRFGRKMLMYIGSVGYIISLGLMAYAFYTDQYTGMQFFVFMFIAAHAVGQGAVIWVFISEIFPNEVRASGQSFGSLTHWVFAAIIANAFPWFAGKYGGAPIFLFFCVMMVLQLLYVRFLMPETKGVALEDMETRIIH; encoded by the coding sequence ATGCAAACAAACAAATTATTGCTCTGGTCGCTTACGGTTGCGTTGAGCGGTTTCTTATTTGGGTTAGATGTAGCTGTTATTTCCGGTGCTGAACAAAAAATTCAGCAGCTATGGCAACTCAGCGATGCCATGCATGGGTTGGCCATTGCCACTGCCTTGTACGGAACTGTCATCGGCGCTTTGTTCGGCGGTATGATTGCCGATAAATTCGGTCGTAAACGCTCCCTGTTCTGGATCGGATTGCTGTTTCTTGTATCATCGCTTGGTTCGGCTATGGCGCAGGATGTATATGTGTTCATGCTCTTTCGTGTACTTGGTGGTTTCAGCATTGGTGCATCATCGGTTGTATCGCCGTTATACATTTCAGAAATTGCGCCGCCAAAGAAAAGAGGTTTTTTAGTTGCGCTGTTTCAATTCAACATTGTGTTTGGTATTCTCATTGCGTATGTATCAAATTATTTGTTGGGTGCCACTGGTGAAGATGACTGGCGATGGATGCTGGGCATTGTAGCCATCCCTTCACTCATCTTTACAATACTTACATTATTGATTTCTGAAAGCCCACGTTGGCTGGTATTGCACAAAGGCGATCATACAAAAGCAAAGGATGTATTAGATCTAATTGATCCATCAACTGCAGAGCAAACATTACAAGCCATCATTGAATCAAAACACAGCGAACGAAAAACAAAAACAAATTTCTTTTCCAAACAATTCCGCTGGCCCATCTTACTTGCGTTTCTGTTGGCATTCTTCAATCAGGCATCGGGTATCAACGCTATTATTTATTATGCACCACGTGTATTTGAAATGACCGGGCTGGGCACATCATCTGCACTGCTTTCATCAACCGGTATTGGTTTGGTGAATTTAATTTTCACCATGATCGGTCTTTCACTCATTGATCGCTTTGGAAGAAAAATGCTGATGTACATCGGCTCTGTTGGTTACATTATTTCATTAGGATTAATGGCGTATGCATTTTACACCGATCAGTACACCGGTATGCAATTTTTTGTGTTCATGTTCATTGCGGCGCATGCTGTGGGGCAAGGTGCGGTGATCTGGGTATTTATTTCAGAAATATTTCCCAATGAAGTGCGGGCAAGCGGCCAATCGTTCGGCAGTCTTACACATTGGGTGTTTGCAGCCATTATTGCAAATGCCTTCCCCTGGTTTGCAGGGAAATATGGTGGCGCTCCTATTTTTCTTTTCTTTTGTGTGATGATGGTTTTGCAATTGCTGTATGTACGTTTTCTGATGCCTGAAACAAAAGGCGTTGCCTTGGAGGATATGGAGACAAGAATTATTCATTAG
- a CDS encoding maleylpyruvate isomerase N-terminal domain-containing protein translates to MNDELQINTLPLFPLLDKKLMELLRSLTAEEWNAPTVAKLWKVKDVASHLLDGNLRALSTSRDGYFGEKAENIHSYQDLIDFLNQLNLSWTTATKRLSPQLLIQLLETTGQEYYEHLQTLDPLGKAVFSVAWAGEETSQNWFHIAREYTEKFLHQQQIRDAVGKQGIMTKEFYHPFLDVFMRALPHTFRDVHAAFGTVVSIEVLTDIGGQWNIVKTENGWLLNKKINLEPDAHVAIDPDTAWKLFSKSWKPEQVVDKVEMKGNKPLAEQALKMVAVMA, encoded by the coding sequence ATGAACGACGAATTACAAATAAATACCTTGCCGCTCTTTCCGTTACTGGATAAAAAGCTGATGGAACTGTTACGCTCTCTTACAGCAGAAGAATGGAACGCTCCAACAGTTGCCAAACTTTGGAAGGTAAAAGATGTTGCATCTCATTTACTGGATGGAAACCTCCGGGCATTGTCAACATCAAGAGATGGTTATTTCGGAGAAAAAGCAGAAAACATTCATTCGTATCAAGACCTGATAGATTTTCTGAATCAGCTAAACCTTTCCTGGACCACTGCAACAAAACGATTAAGTCCGCAACTGTTAATTCAACTGTTGGAAACAACCGGACAGGAATATTATGAACACCTTCAAACATTAGATCCACTTGGTAAAGCAGTGTTTTCTGTTGCATGGGCCGGTGAAGAAACATCACAAAACTGGTTTCACATTGCAAGAGAATACACCGAAAAATTTTTACACCAGCAACAAATCAGAGATGCGGTTGGGAAACAGGGAATCATGACGAAAGAATTTTATCATCCCTTCCTTGATGTTTTTATGCGTGCACTTCCGCATACATTCCGTGATGTACATGCAGCATTTGGAACAGTTGTATCAATTGAAGTGCTCACAGATATTGGCGGACAATGGAATATTGTAAAAACAGAAAACGGCTGGCTGTTGAATAAAAAAATCAATCTTGAGCCGGATGCACATGTAGCGATCGATCCCGATACTGCATGGAAATTATTTTCGAAAAGCTGGAAACCCGAACAGGTAGTTGATAAAGTTGAAATGAAAGGAAACAAACCATTGGCTGAACAGGCGTTGAAGATGGTGGCGGTGATGGCGTAA
- a CDS encoding DsrE family protein: MKKLLMLLLLCIATAQLCAQNKPYNVVFDITTADADVHARVVRWINAITEADPDAKVVVVFYGKSLSMVTKEKSSVADGLQKIIAEKKATFSVCEVAMKVHNINKADLLPGVQTVPDGIYELVKKQAEGYGYIKVVN; encoded by the coding sequence ATGAAAAAGTTACTGATGCTTCTGCTGCTGTGTATCGCCACAGCTCAACTGTGTGCTCAAAACAAACCCTACAACGTAGTTTTTGATATCACCACGGCTGATGCGGATGTACATGCAAGGGTTGTACGTTGGATCAATGCAATAACAGAAGCTGATCCCGATGCAAAAGTAGTGGTGGTATTTTACGGCAAATCGCTGAGCATGGTCACCAAAGAAAAATCATCAGTGGCCGATGGTTTGCAAAAGATCATCGCAGAAAAAAAAGCAACCTTCAGTGTTTGTGAAGTAGCGATGAAAGTACACAACATCAACAAAGCGGATCTGCTGCCCGGTGTACAAACCGTTCCCGATGGTATTTATGAACTCGTGAAGAAGCAGGCAGAAGGTTATGGCTATATTAAAGTGGTGAACTGA
- a CDS encoding DUF4348 domain-containing protein has protein sequence MTETGRINEETVNQPATTDKVEVDFNLFIDNFSKGTAFQRSRTLFPLKIKQYDLENDKDTILYKHRSDFEMMDFRKNKSVSNSDKWTQKIILDKSQKAVVIQIRGIDNGIIVDYLFEKRNGKWLFVAVEDSST, from the coding sequence ATGACTGAAACTGGTCGAATCAATGAAGAAACAGTTAATCAACCAGCGACGACTGATAAGGTCGAAGTTGACTTCAATTTATTTATTGACAATTTTAGTAAGGGCACAGCATTTCAACGTAGCAGAACACTATTTCCTTTAAAAATCAAACAGTATGACCTTGAAAACGATAAGGATACTATACTTTATAAGCATCGTTCTGACTTTGAGATGATGGATTTTCGAAAAAACAAATCTGTTAGTAATAGTGACAAATGGACACAGAAGATTATTTTAGACAAAAGCCAGAAAGCAGTGGTAATTCAAATACGTGGAATTGACAATGGGATTATAGTTGACTATCTTTTTGAGAAAAGAAATGGCAAATGGCTTTTTGTCGCTGTTGAGGATAGTTCGACCTAA
- a CDS encoding SRPBCC family protein, producing the protein MTETKDLTYISKQKLLSIALPCLLGWTFSYLATNVFRDYGFGLFIWLPLVLGATSTLILAYKSSVPRQKLRNNAYLTLLIFCIGLLAFAWEGIICLIMATPIGFVFTYFGFLIGFHFSKSNLKGQTPTAIILLVLSAPSLMAFEDTLNETDNLRSVVTTIEINATPEKVWKNVVSFPQLKEPTEFIFKTGIAYPINATIKGQGVGAVRHCNFSTGSFVEPITVWDEPRLLKFSVDEQPEPMKEISIYDIHPNHLHGYWVSKQGQFKLTALPNGHTLLEGTTWYVNKIKPAFYWTLWSDNIVHKIHKRVLEHIKTQAEL; encoded by the coding sequence ATGACAGAGACAAAGGACTTGACATATATTTCTAAACAAAAACTACTTTCAATAGCATTGCCTTGTTTGCTTGGTTGGACATTTTCCTACTTGGCGACAAATGTTTTTAGAGATTACGGGTTTGGACTTTTTATTTGGCTTCCGTTAGTTTTAGGTGCGACATCAACTTTAATTCTTGCATACAAAAGTTCAGTTCCGAGACAAAAACTTCGTAACAATGCTTACTTGACACTTTTAATATTTTGCATTGGACTTTTAGCATTTGCTTGGGAAGGAATTATTTGTTTGATTATGGCTACACCAATCGGTTTTGTATTTACTTATTTCGGTTTTTTAATTGGGTTTCATTTTTCAAAAAGTAATTTAAAAGGACAGACACCAACTGCAATTATTTTGTTGGTATTATCTGCACCATCATTAATGGCTTTTGAGGACACTTTAAACGAGACAGACAATTTGCGTTCGGTTGTAACAACTATTGAAATCAATGCGACACCTGAAAAGGTTTGGAAAAACGTAGTTTCATTTCCACAACTTAAAGAACCAACGGAATTTATTTTTAAAACAGGAATTGCCTACCCTATCAATGCAACCATTAAAGGACAGGGCGTTGGAGCTGTTAGACATTGTAATTTTTCAACAGGAAGTTTTGTAGAACCAATTACAGTTTGGGACGAACCAAGACTATTAAAGTTTTCAGTTGACGAACAACCAGAGCCAATGAAAGAAATTAGTATTTACGACATTCATCCAAACCATCTTCACGGTTATTGGGTTTCTAAGCAAGGACAATTTAAACTAACAGCTTTACCAAACGGACACACATTGCTTGAAGGAACAACTTGGTATGTAAACAAAATCAAACCTGCTTTTTATTGGACACTTTGGAGCGACAATATTGTTCACAAAATTCATAAGCGAGTATTAGAACACATTAAGACACAAGCAGAACTTTGA
- a CDS encoding leucine-rich repeat domain-containing protein: MKNILTILIGLLSVLTTFGQDKKCCDTYVYEGYILTDQNKKLEINLNFLVLLDSTMVGSYYYDPNWGSLKLVGKLNPDFTFYLVERDKTDSITGFFEGNLNTDYKLATGKWTDGKKQKVYDFEIRQVIGKSYWDYIKKNRALYEYKNIKQAIRQKHKVLSIDIASQGLRKLPNKLSRLDKIVSINLLGNQFETFPTILCKLTTLDEISLSSNKLTSVGAEIGQLKNLRILIMNNNQLIELPKEIGELTNLLYLEIGNNKLTTLPEEIKYLTSLQELHIERNNLSETEKQRIKKLLPKCIIHF; the protein is encoded by the coding sequence ATGAAAAACATACTGACAATTTTAATCGGACTTTTATCTGTTCTGACCACATTCGGACAAGACAAAAAATGTTGCGACACATATGTTTACGAAGGCTATATTCTGACAGACCAAAATAAGAAACTCGAAATTAACCTCAATTTTTTAGTTCTTCTTGACTCTACAATGGTCGGTTCATATTATTATGACCCAAATTGGGGTTCATTGAAGTTGGTCGGGAAACTAAACCCTGATTTTACTTTCTATTTGGTAGAGCGTGACAAAACAGACAGTATAACAGGCTTCTTTGAAGGAAACCTAAATACAGACTACAAATTAGCAACAGGAAAATGGACAGACGGAAAAAAACAAAAAGTTTACGATTTTGAAATTAGGCAAGTAATTGGAAAATCTTATTGGGACTACATAAAGAAAAATCGAGCTTTATATGAATACAAAAACATTAAGCAAGCAATTCGACAAAAACATAAAGTTTTAAGTATTGACATAGCAAGTCAAGGACTAAGAAAATTACCTAATAAACTATCTCGACTTGACAAAATCGTTTCAATAAATTTATTGGGTAATCAATTTGAAACATTTCCGACAATTTTATGCAAACTAACAACTCTTGACGAAATTTCATTAAGTTCAAATAAATTGACAAGTGTTGGTGCGGAAATTGGACAACTCAAAAACTTGCGAATTCTAATAATGAACAACAATCAACTAATAGAACTTCCAAAAGAAATCGGAGAATTGACAAACCTTTTGTATTTGGAAATTGGAAACAATAAATTGACGACTTTACCCGAAGAAATTAAGTATTTAACAAGCCTGCAAGAACTTCACATAGAACGAAATAACTTGAGCGAAACGGAAAAACAAAGAATTAAAAAACTATTGCCGAAATGTATAATTCACTTTTGA